One segment of Patescibacteria group bacterium DNA contains the following:
- a CDS encoding helix-turn-helix domain-containing protein gives MLEKGFIENLGDNLKEARLKKGVSLLKASGETKIATKYLEALEQNQPWLLPGKDYLPKFLKTYCDYLGLDHPVCQEAADKLHSLSYKSLKNKNLFVWSNFISQAVVIIGIIALLAFLIWRVNEIFRPPQLTVLHPTDGLITVNRQLEVTGTSSREAEIVINNRAVFVDTGGNFSTTVDLQKGLNLIKITAKKRYSRQSEAIIRVLFNEINQ, from the coding sequence ATGTTAGAAAAAGGTTTTATTGAAAATTTGGGGGATAATTTAAAAGAGGCGCGCCTCAAAAAGGGCGTGAGCTTACTTAAGGCATCAGGAGAAACCAAAATCGCCACTAAATATCTGGAGGCCTTGGAGCAGAATCAACCTTGGCTCTTGCCGGGTAAAGACTATCTGCCTAAATTTCTCAAGACTTACTGTGACTACTTGGGTTTGGACCATCCTGTTTGCCAAGAGGCCGCCGATAAACTGCATTCCTTGTCTTATAAATCGTTGAAGAACAAAAATTTGTTTGTCTGGTCTAATTTTATTTCCCAGGCAGTGGTTATTATCGGTATTATTGCGCTTCTGGCTTTTTTGATTTGGCGGGTCAATGAAATTTTTCGGCCGCCGCAGTTGACGGTGTTACACCCGACTGACGGATTGATAACAGTTAATCGCCAGTTGGAAGTGACTGGTACGTCTTCGCGCGAGGCGGAAATTGTCATTAATAACCGAGCGGTGTTTGTGGATACCGGCGGTAATTTTTCCACTACTGTTGACTTGCAAAAGGGCTTGAATTTGATTAAAATAACTGCGAAGAAGCGTTACAGTCGCCAGTCCGAAGCGATCATCCGTGTGCTATTTAACGAGATTAATCAGTAA
- the recA gene encoding recombinase RecA, whose translation MPKKTSEEGNEKFKAVESAISQIKERFGDGAIMKFGEARAMEVDAVSTGALSLDIALGVGGVPRGRIVEVFGPEASGKTTLAQHIVAEVQKLGGVAAFVDAEHALDPDYARKIGVKVDELFISQPDTGEQALEIVETLIRSNAVDVVVVDSVAALVPKAEIEGDMGDSHMGLQARLMSQALRKLTGAISKSKTVLIFINQTRMKIGVFFGNPETTTGGTALKFYSSVRIEVRRAAQIKQGDKNIGNRVKVKVVKNKVAAPFQTCEFDIMYNEGISVSGDLLDVGLEKGVISKAGNTYTFSEEKLGTGRENAKAYLKANPKLMTIIRKQILEEVKKLREAEQAGVAPPPANNDGYEDEPAMKE comes from the coding sequence ATGCCTAAAAAGACCAGCGAGGAGGGAAATGAGAAGTTCAAGGCCGTAGAATCGGCTATCAGCCAGATTAAAGAGCGTTTTGGCGATGGAGCCATTATGAAGTTCGGTGAGGCTCGGGCTATGGAAGTTGATGCCGTGTCCACAGGCGCTCTGTCATTGGATATCGCCTTAGGCGTGGGTGGAGTGCCTCGAGGCAGGATTGTGGAGGTTTTCGGACCGGAGGCATCAGGCAAAACCACTCTGGCTCAGCATATTGTGGCTGAGGTGCAGAAATTGGGTGGCGTGGCCGCTTTCGTTGACGCAGAGCATGCGTTGGATCCCGATTATGCCAGAAAAATCGGCGTGAAGGTTGATGAGTTGTTTATTTCTCAGCCCGATACCGGCGAACAGGCTTTAGAGATAGTAGAAACCCTGATTCGCTCCAATGCCGTTGATGTCGTAGTAGTAGATTCGGTGGCGGCTTTGGTGCCTAAAGCGGAAATTGAAGGTGATATGGGTGATTCCCACATGGGCCTGCAGGCGCGTCTGATGAGTCAAGCATTGAGGAAACTGACCGGCGCCATTTCCAAATCTAAAACCGTATTGATTTTCATTAACCAGACCCGCATGAAGATTGGCGTGTTTTTCGGTAATCCGGAGACCACTACCGGCGGCACCGCTTTGAAGTTTTATTCTTCAGTCCGCATTGAAGTCCGTCGCGCCGCGCAAATAAAACAGGGCGATAAAAATATCGGCAATCGGGTTAAGGTTAAAGTGGTTAAGAATAAAGTGGCCGCGCCTTTTCAGACTTGCGAATTTGATATCATGTATAATGAAGGCATTTCTGTTTCCGGCGATTTACTGGATGTCGGTTTAGAGAAAGGCGTTATCAGCAAAGCCGGCAATACTTATACTTTCAGCGAAGAAAAGCTAGGCACAGGCCGTGAAAATGCCAAGGCTTATCTTAAGGCTAATCCCAAGCTGATGACTATAATTAGGAAACAGATTCTGGAAGAGGTAAAAAAGCTTAGAGAGGCTGAACAAGCGGGCGTTGCTCCGCCACCAGCCAACAATGATGGTTATGAAGATGAACCGGCAATGAAAGAATAA
- the efp gene encoding elongation factor P, with the protein MSISTLNDIKKGVSVIYNGEPYAVVEANFVRMQQRKPVMQTKLRNLLNGKIAEYSFHQGERVDEADMTRKKVDYLYNDGTSYYFMSQDDFEQFALSGESLSDKVGYLKEGDKVDALYWNNNPVSVSLPPKVEFKVISAPEGVKGNSAQGRVTKTAEIETGLSVQVPLFVKEGDTIRINTDTGEYVERVN; encoded by the coding sequence ATGTCAATTTCCACCTTAAATGATATCAAAAAAGGCGTGAGTGTTATTTATAATGGCGAACCCTATGCCGTTGTTGAAGCCAACTTTGTCAGAATGCAACAGCGCAAACCGGTCATGCAAACCAAACTGCGCAATCTATTAAACGGCAAAATAGCCGAATACAGCTTTCATCAAGGCGAGAGAGTCGACGAAGCCGACATGACCAGAAAAAAAGTCGACTACCTGTATAACGACGGCACCAGCTATTATTTCATGTCGCAAGATGATTTTGAACAATTTGCTTTGTCCGGCGAAAGCTTAAGCGACAAAGTCGGCTATCTGAAAGAAGGCGACAAGGTTGACGCTCTCTACTGGAACAATAATCCTGTTTCCGTTTCCCTACCGCCGAAAGTAGAGTTTAAAGTAATATCAGCTCCGGAAGGCGTTAAAGGCAACTCCGCCCAAGGCCGTGTCACCAAAACCGCTGAAATAGAAACCGGCCTCTCCGTACAGGTCCCCCTGTTCGTCAAGGAAGGCGACACTATTAGAATCAATACCGACACCGGCGAATACGTGGAGCGAGTCAACTAA